One Calditrichota bacterium DNA window includes the following coding sequences:
- a CDS encoding ABC transporter ATP-binding protein codes for MNLTTYSGNSTRSSPRSEETIIETSRLTKTFRTRTAVSDVNLSVFKGDVFGFLGPNGAGKSTTIRMLLGLIRPTSGAIRLFRKPFPKFRKESLLKIGALVERPDFYPYLSARKNLEILGRLSGGVSPERIDEILEIVKLRDRADDHVKVYSQGMKQRLGIAQALLNHPKLVILDEPSLGLDPQGMKEVRELIQSISEQQVTIFLSSHLLHEVEQICTRMAIIHRGEILVQGDVQELLKSGKTTLTIRTPELARAQSVLIQSGFSKEVEIQEGALKIQVDYTKIPEINERLVQSHIPVFELTPKTSLEDFYLSILKQAEDVDTRKN; via the coding sequence GTGAACTTAACCACGTATTCTGGAAATTCAACCCGGTCTTCACCCCGCTCGGAAGAGACCATCATTGAAACATCCCGCCTCACAAAAACCTTCAGGACCCGCACGGCCGTATCGGATGTCAATCTTTCGGTTTTTAAGGGAGATGTGTTTGGCTTTCTGGGACCCAACGGGGCCGGGAAAAGCACAACGATTCGCATGCTTCTGGGTCTGATTCGGCCAACCTCCGGCGCAATTCGTCTTTTCAGGAAACCCTTTCCCAAATTTCGAAAGGAGAGTCTGTTGAAAATCGGTGCCCTGGTGGAACGGCCTGATTTTTATCCTTACCTGAGCGCACGAAAAAATCTGGAAATCTTGGGCCGCCTCTCAGGGGGCGTATCCCCGGAACGTATCGATGAGATACTGGAGATCGTCAAACTGAGGGACAGAGCCGACGATCACGTTAAAGTCTATTCTCAGGGAATGAAACAGCGGCTCGGAATTGCCCAGGCGCTTCTTAACCACCCCAAACTGGTGATTTTGGATGAACCGTCTCTTGGCCTTGACCCTCAGGGAATGAAGGAGGTACGTGAGCTCATTCAGTCCATTTCCGAGCAACAGGTTACGATTTTTCTGTCCTCTCACCTGCTTCACGAGGTTGAACAAATCTGCACACGAATGGCCATTATTCATCGCGGTGAAATTCTGGTTCAGGGCGATGTGCAAGAGCTCTTGAAAAGCGGAAAAACCACACTGACCATCCGGACACCGGAGCTGGCACGCGCGCAGTCGGTTCTCATCCAATCCGGTTTCAGCAAGGAGGTTGAGATTCAGGAGGGGGCCTTGAAAATCCAGGTCGACTACACGAAAATCCCGGAGATCAACGAACGGCTGGTTCAGTCCCACATACCCGTATTTGAACTAACGCCCAAAACATCCCTTGAGGATTTCTATCTTTCAATCTTAAAACAGGCTGAAGATGTGGACACTCGTAAAAATTGA
- a CDS encoding thioesterase — MEQKTHLKAQRDFIGQVLEIQTDYFSRVSLVTKEEMVVDDYGLIHGGFTFGLADFAAMLAVNHPNVVLASANVQFTKPVKLGDILIAIGQVLEKSESERLVHVQIFVAERTVFEGDFRCRILSKHPLA; from the coding sequence ATGGAGCAAAAAACACATCTGAAGGCACAACGGGATTTTATCGGACAGGTTCTTGAAATACAGACGGATTATTTCTCGCGGGTCTCGCTCGTCACAAAGGAAGAAATGGTCGTAGATGACTACGGCCTGATTCACGGCGGGTTTACATTTGGTCTGGCCGATTTTGCGGCCATGCTCGCGGTCAATCACCCGAATGTTGTATTGGCTTCCGCTAACGTGCAGTTTACCAAACCGGTAAAATTGGGTGACATTCTGATTGCCATCGGGCAGGTTCTTGAAAAATCCGAATCGGAGCGGCTGGTGCACGTGCAGATTTTTGTGGCCGAACGAACGGTCTTCGAAGGGGATTTCCGGTGCAGGATCCTGTCAAAGCATCCTCTGGCTTAG